One Echinicola strongylocentroti DNA window includes the following coding sequences:
- a CDS encoding FeoB-associated Cys-rich membrane protein → MWQEIIVWTLFVGIIGWKVYQYFKPKKSNGLDCGCGKCDVAKKGDLN, encoded by the coding sequence ATGTGGCAAGAAATTATTGTATGGACGTTGTTTGTGGGGATTATTGGCTGGAAAGTGTACCAATATTTCAAGCCCAAGAAATCCAATGGACTGGACTGTGGCTGTGGCAAATGTGATGTGGCCAAGAAAGGGGATTTGAATTGA
- a CDS encoding lysylphosphatidylglycerol synthase transmembrane domain-containing protein, whose translation MNKKTLKLLLKLLLTGVAIYLVFRKIDMDATWQVIKKANFGYLTIAALCFVLSKALSSLRLNCLFRNLTVRLSERQNLKLYWIGMFYNLFLPGGIGGDGYKVYWLNKRFEAKVKKLLAAVLLDRVSGLAALVWLLLVIWFFVKVEWTAPWGIDLDIVAGIGLAIVPLVFAGVVRWWFPTFRRATAVTSGYSLLVQSAQLICAYFILLALGVHEQVLEYQFVFLLSSIVAVLPLTIGGVGARELVFIFSHEYMGIDKNIAVAFSLLFFLITAVVSLAGATVKMEETQEAAGNK comes from the coding sequence GTGAATAAGAAAACACTAAAGCTACTCCTGAAACTGCTGCTCACAGGAGTGGCCATTTACTTGGTGTTTCGAAAAATAGACATGGATGCGACCTGGCAGGTAATCAAGAAGGCCAACTTCGGTTATCTCACCATTGCAGCGCTATGTTTTGTACTTTCCAAAGCCCTTTCTTCCCTCCGGCTCAATTGCCTTTTCCGGAACTTAACCGTGCGCCTCAGTGAGCGCCAAAACCTCAAGCTGTACTGGATTGGGATGTTCTATAATCTCTTCCTTCCCGGAGGAATAGGCGGCGACGGGTACAAAGTCTACTGGCTCAATAAGCGCTTTGAAGCCAAGGTAAAAAAACTCCTCGCTGCCGTGCTCCTTGACCGTGTGAGCGGACTTGCCGCATTGGTATGGCTACTGCTGGTCATTTGGTTTTTTGTAAAGGTGGAGTGGACAGCTCCATGGGGCATTGACTTGGATATCGTCGCTGGCATTGGCCTCGCCATAGTGCCCTTGGTATTTGCTGGCGTGGTGAGGTGGTGGTTTCCTACTTTTAGACGTGCTACAGCGGTTACCAGTGGCTATTCGCTTTTGGTACAGTCTGCCCAGCTTATTTGTGCCTATTTTATCCTGCTTGCTTTGGGAGTCCATGAGCAAGTCCTCGAATACCAGTTTGTCTTTTTACTGTCTTCGATCGTAGCGGTATTGCCGCTCACTATTGGCGGTGTGGGCGCACGGGAATTGGTGTTTATCTTTAGCCATGAATACATGGGCATTGATAAAAATATTGCGGTAGCCTTTAGCCTGTTGTTCTTTTTGATTACTGCAGTGGTTTCCCTAGCTGGTGCAACGGTGAAGATGGAGGAAACTCAAGAAGCTGCCGGCAATAAGTAG
- a CDS encoding glycosyltransferase family 2 protein produces the protein MSKLQLSLVVTVYNEEENIAPLLAAVYTALEEISYELILVDDGSTDQTVAKAKEHANGNTKVLIFNKNYGQTTALAAGIDNAIGEYIVTMDGDLQNDPSDIPMMLQKAIDEDWDVVAGVRANRQDGFVLRKLPSKFANWMIRNTTKVYLKDYGCSLRVYKANIAQNMGLYGELHRFIPVLAKQEGARMTEVNVKHHPRIHGTSKYGLNRTFKVLADLILMLFFQKYLQRPIHIFGGLGLLALISGALINFYLLVLKILGEDIWGRPILLVGLILILGGLQLITTGIVAEIIVRTYFESQDKKTYTIKEVFEGE, from the coding sequence ATGTCCAAATTACAGCTTTCTCTCGTTGTCACGGTTTATAACGAAGAGGAAAACATAGCACCTCTTTTAGCCGCTGTTTACACAGCCCTTGAGGAGATTTCTTACGAGTTGATTTTAGTAGATGACGGTAGCACTGACCAAACAGTGGCCAAGGCCAAAGAACACGCCAATGGAAATACCAAAGTATTGATTTTTAACAAAAACTATGGGCAGACCACAGCCCTGGCAGCTGGCATAGACAATGCCATTGGAGAGTACATCGTCACGATGGACGGGGACTTGCAAAACGATCCATCAGACATTCCGATGATGCTCCAAAAAGCCATCGACGAGGACTGGGATGTAGTGGCAGGTGTGCGTGCCAACCGGCAAGATGGTTTTGTGTTGAGAAAATTGCCCAGCAAGTTTGCCAATTGGATGATCCGAAATACCACCAAGGTATACCTCAAGGATTATGGCTGTAGCCTGCGGGTATATAAGGCAAATATCGCCCAGAATATGGGGCTTTATGGGGAATTGCACCGATTTATCCCGGTGCTGGCCAAGCAGGAAGGAGCTCGGATGACGGAGGTGAATGTCAAGCACCATCCTCGGATCCATGGCACTTCCAAATATGGCTTGAACAGGACTTTTAAGGTCTTGGCAGACCTGATCCTGATGCTTTTCTTCCAAAAATACCTCCAACGGCCCATTCATATTTTCGGTGGACTGGGGCTTTTGGCATTAATTTCCGGTGCCCTTATCAATTTTTACCTTTTGGTGCTCAAAATCCTTGGTGAGGACATCTGGGGCAGGCCGATTCTGTTGGTCGGACTGATCTTGATTTTGGGGGGACTGCAGCTGATCACCACTGGTATCGTGGCGGAGATCATCGTCAGGACGTACTTTGAGTCACAGGATAAAAAGACCTATACCATCAAAGAAGTCTTCGAAGGTGAATAA
- a CDS encoding ArnT family glycosyltransferase has translation MENIMDKKGLISSLLLLIALFLHFSNLHGLSIYALDEAKNATAAIEMLQQREWVVPTFNGEYRFDKPPLHYYFFILAYQLFGINEFAARFFPALFGFLTVYFTYRFARKNLGYRAGILTLLVLTSSLHWYIQFHMAVPDPFLIFFMTMAFMAFYEWSLSGFRSTMLMLVTYASLGLAVLSKGPVGVLLPCIAFLVYGLVMQLLNGKRLQRIFHPMGLAVFFLIALPWYVLVATKTNGLWIEEFIFKHNLNRFSAPMEGHGGGFWLTWLFVLGGMLPFAFFLLQGIWHTLKFRTNRVTTFSLISATTIIVFFMLAGTKLPNYTVPAYPFLAIIIGNYLNDMTIKKQWKPLLVPAVLIAMLLIALPFGIYFGLSADRSLTVSWSMLWLFFIPTMAVPLMIMALYKKRAEAFVFYYGGSFMLVALIFFWLAFPKIDRQNPVLAAKTYALSANNWYYFKIYNPAFSFYLRQPLENIQEVGTPKHASGYLITRKTHLKELEMLGIRYKKVFEGKDLFESPTTVILQLTPKEQAFR, from the coding sequence ATGGAAAATATCATGGACAAAAAAGGACTCATTTCCAGCCTACTGTTGTTGATAGCCTTATTTTTACATTTTTCCAACCTCCATGGACTTAGTATTTACGCACTGGACGAAGCAAAAAACGCCACTGCTGCCATAGAAATGCTCCAACAGAGGGAATGGGTCGTTCCTACATTCAATGGTGAATACCGCTTTGACAAGCCTCCTCTCCACTATTATTTTTTTATATTGGCTTATCAGCTCTTTGGCATCAATGAGTTTGCTGCGCGTTTTTTTCCCGCCTTGTTTGGTTTTTTGACAGTGTACTTTACGTATCGTTTTGCCAGAAAGAACCTGGGATATCGTGCTGGCATCCTGACGCTACTTGTACTCACCTCCAGTCTCCATTGGTATATCCAGTTTCATATGGCCGTACCAGATCCATTTTTGATTTTTTTTATGACCATGGCGTTCATGGCATTTTACGAATGGTCCCTATCAGGTTTTCGTTCTACTATGCTGATGCTGGTCACTTATGCGTCACTAGGGTTGGCCGTACTTTCTAAAGGCCCAGTGGGGGTATTACTGCCTTGCATAGCCTTTTTGGTATATGGACTGGTAATGCAGCTGCTTAATGGCAAAAGACTGCAACGAATTTTTCACCCCATGGGCTTGGCCGTATTTTTCCTGATCGCTTTGCCTTGGTATGTGCTGGTAGCCACCAAAACCAATGGCCTTTGGATAGAAGAGTTTATCTTTAAGCATAACCTCAATCGGTTTTCGGCTCCTATGGAAGGGCACGGAGGAGGCTTTTGGTTGACATGGCTGTTTGTGCTCGGCGGAATGCTGCCCTTTGCTTTTTTTCTGTTGCAAGGCATATGGCATACGCTAAAATTCCGGACTAATAGAGTCACGACATTTTCCTTAATTTCTGCGACCACCATCATTGTGTTTTTCATGCTGGCAGGCACCAAGCTCCCAAATTACACCGTACCGGCCTATCCGTTTTTGGCCATCATCATTGGGAATTACCTCAATGATATGACCATAAAAAAACAATGGAAGCCGTTACTGGTGCCTGCGGTATTAATTGCCATGCTGTTGATTGCTTTACCTTTTGGCATTTACTTTGGGTTATCGGCGGATCGATCGTTGACTGTTTCTTGGAGTATGTTATGGCTATTCTTCATCCCCACGATGGCAGTTCCACTAATGATAATGGCCTTATATAAAAAACGGGCTGAAGCGTTTGTATTTTATTATGGTGGTAGTTTTATGTTAGTAGCGTTGATCTTTTTTTGGCTTGCCTTTCCGAAAATCGACCGCCAAAATCCTGTTCTTGCTGCCAAAACCTATGCTCTTTCCGCTAACAATTGGTACTACTTCAAAATTTACAACCCAGCATTTTCATTTTATCTCCGACAGCCACTGGAAAACATCCAAGAGGTCGGCACGCCCAAACATGCATCAGGCTACTTGATCACCAGAAAAACCCATCTCAAGGAATTGGAAATGTTAGGTATTCGCTACAAAAAAGTCTTTGAGGGAAAAGACCTGTTCGAATCACCTACTACCGTGATCCTTCAGCTGACACCCAAGGAGCAGGCATTTAGGTAA
- a CDS encoding arylsulfatase has translation MINETIARFLCFTLICLSVLGCKNGDQTPSKPNIILIYADDLGKGMLSHEGQQHLSTPNIDRLAAEGMKFTNASGSMLCAPARASLITGLHDCHDPAFPITDGTLYQRVGDSTYSVKEIEQMINTTLAPIPDSQVFLGQVAQEAGYVTGQFGKLEWGFSVSDHQMQRHGWDQYFGYLDHNRAHGFYPPYLFENGQLVNIPGNTRADCGKTIELETQKAYDDRWDMTGKAVYSQDLFMDKVLGFIRSNKDQPFFLYFPTQLPHGPVAVPSVHPEVAASTELTQIEKEYASMVKMLDDNVGQILEELDRLQLAENTMVIFTSDNGHEIYYTKEGRVLKPYTNMQTGERFDNLDDKYYSELAGDIFNGNNGRAGMKRSNLQGGLEVPLIVRWPGHTPAGSTSDLLVTNYDWLPTVAEVTGFQKEFDTDGISFMQEVTDKEQANTHEFIVHSSFEGPTLIAADGWKLRYFIRKDTFELFYLPDDYKETNDLSANNPERLEKMKKQLLAACHGDYTNGWYKPAVNQLNVEAMWKNKQGN, from the coding sequence ATGATAAATGAAACCATAGCCCGATTCCTCTGCTTTACTTTAATTTGCCTAAGCGTTTTAGGATGTAAAAACGGTGATCAAACACCTTCCAAGCCCAATATCATACTCATTTACGCAGATGATTTAGGAAAAGGAATGCTCAGCCACGAAGGCCAGCAACATCTCTCTACACCAAACATCGATCGCTTGGCTGCTGAGGGGATGAAGTTTACCAATGCCTCAGGAAGCATGCTTTGCGCTCCTGCCAGGGCATCGCTGATCACAGGACTGCACGATTGCCATGATCCGGCATTTCCTATCACTGATGGTACATTGTACCAACGTGTCGGAGACTCCACTTATAGCGTGAAGGAAATAGAACAAATGATCAATACTACCCTAGCTCCTATTCCTGACTCCCAGGTCTTTTTAGGCCAAGTAGCGCAGGAAGCTGGATATGTTACAGGGCAATTTGGCAAACTGGAATGGGGATTTTCGGTATCTGACCATCAAATGCAGCGTCACGGCTGGGATCAGTATTTTGGTTATCTTGACCATAATCGGGCACATGGATTTTATCCACCTTATTTATTCGAGAATGGACAGCTGGTAAACATTCCGGGAAATACCCGTGCTGACTGTGGCAAGACCATCGAGCTTGAGACGCAAAAAGCCTATGATGACCGATGGGACATGACCGGCAAAGCCGTTTATTCACAGGATTTGTTTATGGATAAAGTACTGGGTTTTATCCGGAGCAATAAAGACCAGCCTTTCTTTCTCTATTTCCCTACCCAGCTGCCACATGGCCCAGTGGCGGTGCCGTCCGTTCATCCTGAAGTCGCCGCATCCACTGAGCTTACCCAAATAGAAAAGGAATATGCCTCCATGGTGAAAATGCTCGACGATAATGTCGGTCAAATTTTGGAGGAACTGGATCGCCTGCAATTAGCAGAAAACACCATGGTGATTTTCACCAGTGATAATGGCCATGAGATTTACTACACGAAGGAAGGCAGGGTGCTGAAGCCCTACACCAATATGCAAACAGGTGAACGGTTTGACAATTTGGACGACAAATATTACAGTGAACTTGCTGGTGATATTTTTAATGGAAATAACGGGCGTGCCGGGATGAAGAGAAGCAACTTGCAGGGCGGACTGGAAGTGCCGCTTATTGTGAGATGGCCAGGCCATACACCTGCAGGCAGTACCTCTGATCTCCTGGTCACCAATTATGATTGGCTACCTACGGTAGCGGAGGTTACAGGCTTTCAAAAGGAATTTGATACAGACGGCATCAGCTTCATGCAAGAAGTGACAGATAAAGAACAAGCAAACACACACGAGTTTATCGTTCACTCGTCATTTGAAGGGCCTACTTTGATAGCAGCAGACGGCTGGAAATTGCGGTATTTTATCCGCAAAGATACCTTTGAGCTTTTTTACCTACCAGATGACTATAAAGAAACGAATGATCTATCAGCCAACAACCCCGAACGCCTAGAGAAAATGAAAAAACAGCTTTTAGCAGCTTGTCATGGGGATTATACGAACGGATGGTACAAACCTGCAGTCAATCAACTGAACGTAGAAGCTATGTGGAAGAACAAACAAGGAAATTAG
- a CDS encoding heme exporter protein CcmB, with product MWKEIIVLIKKEITLEWRQKYALNGILLYVVSAVFITYLSVGAKQGNISVPTWNALYWIIILFSSVNAVAKSFVQEHQGRQLYYYMIASPEGIIISKIIYNTLLTAVLAILGYLVFSVILGNPVQDQGLFVLNLLLGAIGFSACLTMVSGIASKASNNATLMAILSFPIIIPILLMAIRISKNAIDGLDRGVSADKLISLLAINAIIGTTAYILFPYLWRS from the coding sequence ATGTGGAAAGAAATCATCGTACTGATCAAAAAAGAGATAACGCTGGAATGGCGTCAGAAATATGCACTTAACGGTATTTTGCTTTATGTGGTCAGTGCTGTTTTTATTACTTACCTGAGTGTGGGGGCCAAGCAGGGTAATATTTCCGTTCCGACTTGGAACGCGCTTTATTGGATCATCATCCTCTTTTCGTCTGTAAACGCCGTGGCCAAGAGTTTTGTCCAGGAGCACCAAGGCCGACAGCTTTACTATTATATGATCGCTTCGCCAGAAGGAATCATTATTTCCAAAATCATCTATAATACCTTGCTGACGGCTGTTTTGGCGATTTTGGGATACTTGGTTTTTAGCGTTATTTTGGGTAATCCCGTGCAGGACCAGGGACTTTTTGTGCTGAACTTGCTGTTGGGAGCCATCGGTTTTTCAGCTTGCTTGACCATGGTGTCGGGGATAGCTTCCAAGGCCAGTAATAACGCCACGCTTATGGCCATCCTGAGCTTTCCCATTATCATTCCTATTCTGTTGATGGCCATCCGCATTTCGAAAAATGCCATCGATGGGCTGGACAGAGGGGTAAGTGCTGATAAGTTGATCAGCCTACTTGCCATCAACGCCATTATCGGTACCACAGCCTACATCTTATTTCCTTACTTGTGGAGGAGTTGA
- the serS gene encoding serine--tRNA ligase: MLQVNFIRDNFDQAVEGLQKRFFADAKDKLQNVLDLDKERKETQLERDQLQAESNTISKQIGLLMREGKKDEAETIKKRTSEIKSQIKSLEEKYGEIEEALKQLLYAIPNVPHANVKAGKSADDNEVVLEHGEAPSLHQGKQAHWDLIKKYDIIDFELGNKITGAGFPIYKGKGARLQRGLVNFFLDEATKHGYHEVQPPILINEESGYGTGQLPDKEGQMYHVTNDDLFLIPTAEVPITNMYRDVMLKASDLPIKNTAFTPCFRREAGSWGAHVRGLNRLHQFDKVELVQITHPDKSYETLEDMSAYVQALLKKLGLQYRVLRLCGGDTGFTSAMTYDMEVFSAAQEMWLEVSSVSNFETFQANRLKLRFKDENKKTILAHTLNGSALALPRIVAAILENNQTEKGIKMPEVLVPYLGFEWID, from the coding sequence ATGCTACAGGTAAATTTTATCCGTGACAATTTTGACCAGGCAGTGGAAGGATTGCAGAAACGCTTCTTTGCCGATGCAAAGGACAAGCTGCAAAACGTCCTGGATTTAGACAAAGAAAGAAAAGAAACCCAGCTGGAAAGAGACCAGCTGCAAGCTGAATCCAATACCATTTCCAAGCAAATTGGTCTATTGATGCGTGAAGGCAAAAAAGACGAGGCGGAAACAATAAAAAAGCGTACATCCGAAATCAAAAGCCAGATAAAATCCCTGGAAGAAAAGTATGGCGAAATAGAGGAAGCCTTGAAACAATTGCTTTATGCCATTCCCAATGTGCCCCATGCCAACGTCAAGGCCGGAAAATCAGCAGATGACAATGAAGTCGTCTTGGAACATGGCGAAGCACCAAGTCTTCACCAAGGTAAACAAGCGCACTGGGACCTGATCAAAAAATACGACATTATTGACTTTGAGCTGGGCAATAAAATTACTGGAGCGGGATTTCCTATTTATAAGGGCAAGGGAGCTCGGTTGCAGCGTGGTTTGGTAAACTTCTTCTTGGATGAAGCTACCAAGCACGGTTACCATGAAGTGCAGCCGCCCATACTGATCAATGAAGAAAGTGGATATGGCACTGGTCAACTTCCGGACAAGGAAGGCCAAATGTACCATGTCACGAATGATGACCTTTTTCTGATCCCTACCGCAGAAGTGCCGATCACCAATATGTACAGGGATGTGATGCTAAAAGCCAGCGATCTTCCGATCAAAAACACGGCTTTCACCCCTTGCTTCCGAAGAGAAGCGGGCAGTTGGGGAGCGCACGTGAGAGGGCTTAATAGACTTCACCAGTTTGACAAAGTGGAGCTCGTGCAGATCACCCATCCGGACAAGTCTTATGAGACATTGGAAGACATGAGTGCCTATGTGCAGGCATTGCTGAAAAAACTGGGGCTGCAATATCGTGTACTTCGCCTTTGTGGAGGTGATACAGGATTCACTTCAGCCATGACCTACGATATGGAGGTGTTTTCTGCCGCCCAAGAAATGTGGCTGGAAGTAAGTTCTGTAAGTAACTTTGAAACGTTCCAGGCTAACCGGCTGAAACTGCGCTTCAAGGATGAAAACAAGAAGACCATACTTGCCCATACCTTGAACGGAAGTGCACTGGCTCTACCGAGAATAGTCGCGGCCATTCTAGAAAATAACCAGACCGAAAAAGGCATCAAAATGCCCGAAGTGCTAGTGCCTTATTTGGGTTTTGAGTGGATTGATTAA
- the rho gene encoding transcription termination factor Rho: MYNIEELKIRLLSELKEIAEDLGVKNYKSLKKDDLIYAILDQQAITPEKALPKKKPSKAEKTSPDSTPEKEPAAEPAKATTEEQKESKPKFKRQNVADSKKGEATKEPPKPTKKPKEDTKPAPKEKRERKNEAPKAENKPEGKTESKAESKPENKPESKPEPKQEKSSNDDNRPRGFRPRRKAVVDEVAQRVATERPQEAEADLPRRKNIKEVSDEPSQPTTGNSRKKYASLVKEFDGIIENEGVLEIMSDGYGFLRSLDYNYLASPDDIYVSPSQIKLFGLKTGDNIKGQIRPPKEGEKYFALLKVSSVNGKTTEEIRDRIPFEYLTPLFPEERLNLTTRADNFSTRIVDLFAPIGKGQRGMIVAQPKTGKTVLLQKVANAIAENHPECHLMILLIDERPEEVTDMARSVKAEVISSTFDEQAERHVKVSSMVLEKAKRMVECGHDVVILLDSITRLARAYNTVVPSSGKILSGGVDANALHKPKRFFGAARNVENGGSLTIIATALVETGSKMDEVIFEEFKGTGNMELSLDRKLSNRRIYPAIDVPGSGTRREDLLMEREEMQRIWILRKLMSDMTSQEAMEFLLQRMKGTRDNAEFLISMNG, translated from the coding sequence ATGTATAATATTGAAGAACTAAAAATTAGACTGCTATCCGAACTGAAGGAGATAGCAGAAGACCTCGGGGTTAAAAACTACAAATCCCTAAAGAAGGACGATCTCATCTATGCGATCTTAGATCAGCAAGCTATCACCCCTGAGAAAGCCCTTCCAAAGAAAAAACCTTCCAAAGCTGAAAAGACTTCCCCGGACAGTACCCCCGAAAAGGAGCCAGCAGCAGAACCAGCAAAGGCGACCACTGAGGAACAAAAGGAGTCAAAGCCTAAATTCAAACGCCAAAACGTCGCTGATTCCAAAAAGGGAGAAGCAACCAAAGAGCCTCCTAAACCTACCAAAAAGCCGAAGGAAGACACCAAGCCCGCTCCTAAGGAGAAAAGGGAACGGAAAAACGAGGCGCCTAAGGCCGAAAACAAACCTGAAGGCAAAACAGAAAGTAAAGCTGAAAGCAAGCCTGAAAACAAGCCTGAAAGCAAACCTGAACCTAAGCAGGAGAAATCAAGCAACGACGATAACAGACCTAGGGGATTCAGACCGAGAAGAAAGGCAGTAGTAGATGAGGTGGCACAGCGAGTGGCCACTGAACGTCCCCAAGAAGCTGAAGCAGACCTTCCCAGAAGAAAAAACATTAAAGAGGTATCAGATGAGCCTTCCCAACCGACCACTGGAAATAGCAGAAAAAAGTATGCTTCTTTGGTGAAGGAATTTGATGGAATTATAGAAAACGAAGGAGTACTGGAGATCATGTCTGACGGATATGGCTTTTTAAGGTCACTGGACTATAATTACCTGGCCTCTCCAGACGATATTTATGTATCACCTTCCCAGATCAAGCTTTTTGGCCTGAAGACAGGCGATAATATTAAAGGCCAGATCAGGCCTCCCAAGGAAGGAGAAAAATATTTTGCCCTTCTCAAAGTATCTTCCGTAAATGGCAAGACCACTGAGGAGATTCGTGACAGGATACCATTTGAATACCTTACCCCATTATTTCCTGAAGAAAGATTAAACCTGACCACGCGAGCGGACAATTTCTCCACTCGAATCGTAGACTTGTTTGCTCCTATCGGAAAAGGACAGCGGGGCATGATCGTAGCCCAGCCAAAAACAGGTAAGACCGTCTTGCTTCAGAAAGTTGCCAATGCCATAGCCGAAAATCATCCAGAGTGTCACTTAATGATCTTATTGATCGACGAGCGACCTGAAGAGGTGACGGACATGGCTCGTTCGGTAAAAGCAGAAGTGATTTCTTCCACTTTTGACGAGCAGGCCGAGCGCCATGTAAAAGTATCTTCCATGGTACTGGAAAAAGCCAAAAGAATGGTAGAATGCGGCCATGACGTGGTCATCCTATTGGACTCCATCACACGACTTGCCAGGGCCTACAATACTGTAGTGCCATCTTCTGGAAAGATCCTTTCAGGTGGTGTGGATGCCAATGCGCTTCATAAGCCGAAGAGGTTCTTCGGTGCTGCCAGAAACGTGGAAAATGGCGGCTCACTAACCATCATTGCCACTGCACTGGTAGAAACTGGCTCCAAAATGGATGAGGTGATCTTTGAGGAATTCAAAGGTACTGGCAATATGGAACTGAGCTTGGACAGAAAACTCTCCAACAGAAGGATCTATCCTGCCATCGATGTCCCTGGATCAGGTACACGAAGAGAAGACCTGCTGATGGAAAGAGAAGAGATGCAACGTATCTGGATCTTGAGAAAACTCATGTCCGACATGACTTCTCAAGAAGCCATGGAATTCTTGCTCCAGCGAATGAAAGGCACAAGAGACAATGCCGAATTTCTGATCAGCATGAACGGATAA
- a CDS encoding O-methyltransferase: protein MNDADFKDVPAIYRQVQAKCQEIGFTMPSDQYIGSLLKTLMLSKPGGNFLEIGTGIGLSLAWMVDGLSEKAQLTTVDNDPTLTAIAGEFFSNDKRVDIVCADGSEWIKNYAGDAFDLIFADAWPGKYSELDETLALLKAGGFYIIDDMDTQANWPAGHEENVKKLIAALESRTDLSLCKMNWSTGLVVAVRTI from the coding sequence ATGAATGATGCTGATTTTAAGGATGTGCCAGCGATCTACCGACAGGTACAGGCCAAGTGCCAAGAAATAGGATTTACGATGCCCTCAGATCAGTATATTGGGTCGCTTCTGAAAACACTGATGCTTTCGAAGCCAGGGGGCAATTTTCTGGAAATAGGTACCGGAATAGGCCTTTCACTTGCTTGGATGGTGGATGGGCTAAGTGAAAAAGCCCAATTGACCACCGTGGATAATGACCCAACTTTAACGGCAATAGCAGGGGAGTTTTTCAGTAATGATAAACGGGTGGATATCGTCTGTGCAGACGGCAGTGAATGGATCAAGAACTATGCAGGTGATGCGTTTGATTTGATTTTTGCAGATGCTTGGCCAGGCAAGTACAGTGAACTGGATGAGACCCTAGCATTGCTAAAAGCAGGGGGCTTCTATATCATCGATGACATGGATACCCAAGCCAATTGGCCCGCAGGTCATGAAGAGAATGTAAAAAAACTTATCGCTGCACTCGAATCCCGCACTGATCTGTCTTTATGCAAGATGAATTGGTCCACTGGGTTGGTAGTGGCAGTGAGGACGATTTAG
- a CDS encoding DUF4328 domain-containing protein → MEALRPNQKRAKLAQLFIYIIIVFHAVSIISGYMQYELLSNAAESGITDQEAELNDLRETVIAVLIVVTYVVSVIVFLNWFRRAYFNLHLLMSERLEFSEGWAVGAWFVPLINLYRPYRIMMELFDETESYLRRKKVKFDAPYQEGLVISWWITWILGGLIGRISWRVYANADTIDEFVEMTIIDMITSGIIMVSGLLVTKLIKDYSQLEQVLAEHNNSENGQNLTDRTTLLD, encoded by the coding sequence TTGGAAGCTTTAAGACCTAACCAAAAAAGAGCCAAGCTCGCTCAGTTATTTATTTATATAATAATAGTTTTCCATGCAGTCAGCATCATTTCAGGCTATATGCAATATGAACTGCTCAGCAATGCAGCAGAATCAGGGATCACCGACCAAGAAGCCGAACTTAATGACTTGAGGGAAACGGTAATTGCGGTGTTGATCGTCGTTACGTACGTCGTTTCTGTGATAGTTTTTCTTAATTGGTTTCGGAGGGCCTATTTTAATTTACACCTGCTGATGTCCGAGCGGTTGGAATTTTCGGAAGGGTGGGCTGTGGGAGCATGGTTTGTGCCTTTGATTAACCTTTATAGGCCATATCGGATCATGATGGAGCTATTTGACGAAACGGAGTCTTATTTGAGAAGGAAGAAGGTAAAGTTTGATGCTCCGTATCAGGAGGGCTTGGTCATCAGTTGGTGGATAACATGGATTTTGGGAGGCTTGATCGGTCGCATATCTTGGAGAGTATATGCGAATGCCGACACCATTGATGAATTTGTCGAAATGACCATTATCGATATGATTACCTCCGGAATTATAATGGTAAGTGGCTTGTTGGTGACCAAGCTTATCAAGGATTACAGTCAGCTGGAACAGGTGCTGGCCGAACACAACAACAGCGAAAACGGACAAAACTTAACCGATAGAACTACTTTGTTAGATTGA
- a CDS encoding DUF805 domain-containing protein codes for MEYYKKVLTEYANFNGRARRKEYWMFILFNFLVVIVLSIVGGMLSMALSSELPYIILFGAYTLGTIIPSLAVLVRRLHDIGKSGWMYFVGLIPLVGAIWLLVLLVSEGEHGPNQYGEDPKQGEGSF; via the coding sequence ATGGAATACTACAAAAAAGTACTTACAGAATACGCTAACTTTAACGGACGTGCACGACGAAAAGAGTACTGGATGTTTATACTGTTCAATTTCTTGGTAGTAATCGTATTGAGCATAGTGGGTGGTATGCTCTCTATGGCGCTCTCGAGTGAGCTTCCTTATATCATATTATTCGGAGCCTATACTTTGGGCACTATCATTCCTTCTCTAGCCGTACTTGTACGCAGGCTCCATGATATTGGCAAAAGCGGCTGGATGTACTTCGTTGGCTTGATTCCTTTGGTAGGAGCGATATGGCTACTGGTGCTATTGGTTTCAGAAGGTGAGCACGGCCCCAACCAATATGGTGAAGACCCAAAACAAGGAGAAGGAAGCTTCTAA